The following nucleotide sequence is from Desulfuromonadales bacterium.
GCAGGGCCGCCAGTCGAGCCAGCAGGCATTTTCGGCAGAAAACCGTCTGTTTCATGGACCTCCTCGAAGGGGCTAAAATACTTCATTTCCAGCCGGAACGAAAGGCCAAAGAACCAGTTGTCGTCAACCCGCGCTGGCACATAACTCCAGGAATAATGCGTTAGGGGATTGCCGCTCCGAGTGCGGGCATGGTATATAACCGCATCGACCTTGCCAACTTCCATCCTTCTTTCGAGGATCACTTGAAAGCATCCCTGCTGCGCCGTTTCTGGGCCACCTTCGCCTCTTATATCGTCGGTTTATACGCCTCCTTCATCAACCGGTTCAGGATTTATGGTGCAGAGAATATCCCCCGCCAGGGGGGAGTGTTACTCGCTTCCAACCATATCTCGGGCTATGAAACGGTTTTCCTCCCCTGGGCGGTCATGCGGCACCACCCCATGCAGATGGTCTGGGCGCCAGCCAAGGAAGAGCTTTTCAGCAACCCTCTTCTCGGCGCACTGTTCAGGTCGTGGGGGGCGTTTCCGGTCAAACGCGGGCGGGACGTCCGGGCGGGAAAGACGCTCA
It contains:
- a CDS encoding lysophospholipid acyltransferase family protein gives rise to the protein MVYNRIDLANFHPSFEDHLKASLLRRFWATFASYIVGLYASFINRFRIYGAENIPRQGGVLLASNHISGYETVFLPWAVMRHHPMQMVWAPAKEELFSNPLLGALFRSWGAFPVKRGRDVRAGKTLNELLQTEKVMLFPEGTRNRDGVLGKGNRGVGKLIYDIRPAVVPTALSGLNRWKFPGIGQKGAVVFGPPLDFSDLFVLEDCKETHLLIVDRLMSAIAALLRDSQQTKQT